Part of the Mya arenaria isolate MELC-2E11 chromosome 8, ASM2691426v1 genome, ACTTTTTAGTTTTGTATACATCAATTTTATCTTCACAGAGACCACAAGTATGGTAGTGTCAttgtatcttttatattttagcaTGTCATTGTATCTTTTATATCTTAGCATATTATTGCATCTTTTATATCTTAGCATGTTATTGTATCTTTTATATATCTAAGCATGTTATTGTATCTTTCATATCTTAGCATGTTATTGTATCTTTTATATCTTAGCATGTTATTGTATCTTTTTGTCTTAGCATGGACAATGCAGAAGGTCATCAATAACCATTTTGGTAAATAAGCCTACCCTATCAATTTCATCTCTGTGCTCATCCGTCAGTTTTTCCTCCAATGCTGACAAGCTAGTCTGTTTTTCTCTCTGCATCTCTTCCCTAGTTCTATTCACAGCTGCACTTTTCGCAATAGTCAAATCCTCTTCGAGCTGTTTATATTCTATCTTACATTTTTTCTCCAGTTTTAACATGTCCGCTTCAAATCTATTCAACtgaatctttatttcctccttcAAGTCATCATTTTCAGCCTCCATTTGGGAAAGCCCTTTAACCTTTTCTTCCTCCATGAGGGAGAACTCTTGAGCCTTTTCTTCTTCAAATTTAGAGAGCTCTTCATTGAACTTATTCATCATGGCCTCTTTTTCAGACTCAAATTGTGAAAGTAGATGGTATTTTTCCTCCAtcttttttgtcatttctttttCCAGCCTTTGTTTTACGTTGACTCTCGACTCCTCCGACTCCTGCAGTTCTTGTTGATGTTTGTCATTGAGCGACTGAACTATGGCCTGCAACTCTGCCTTGTGTTCCACTGAGAGTCTGTTTtcacactgaaatataaatggtcAATGGAATGATGCCCCATCATCTACCAAAGGAAAACgtgttgtttgtatatttttttttgctacctgtttttttttaagattgaacccttttttttaacaaaaatcatTTGACAAAGTTAAGCAAGTCTAATTTTTTCTACGGaggtttgaattttttattcAGCCAGTGGaatattgaaatgattgtaAGTAAACCAATCAAATATAAGTATCTCATACTATTAACAATCTGCCTTACATCATTAATTTCATCATGTTTCTCATCCTCTAGTTGTTGCCGTAGCGTCGTCAATGCTGCCTGGTGGTCTGTGTGTTGGGCTTCCAACTCCTTCCACAGGTCACTGTCTGCCTTCTCCTTGGCAGTCTCCGTCACTGACAGCTGTAATAAACGACCTGAGtgtttaacaagaaatatcaatgattttaatGACTGAACAATATCAACACCACTTGACATTAAATCTTGTTAAAGAACCTTTACAATTTTATTGCTTTCTGCATGCATATGAAGAGATCgcaaaagaaaattgatttctACATTCTTATTGGCACAGTgggttttatttttacttttatttttaataaatctgacAAAATGTTGTTCAATAACATGTATGGTAAGGCCAATGATTACTGATAAGGGAACAGGCACCTCCTACCTCTCTAGGCAAGATTTGATGCCTAACCATGTGAAACGTACAGTTACCCCAACAATACAAGACCCCATTCACACAAGTGTCAACAACTATTTTAAGATaatcttttcatatttttttgcaGTTGATGTGAAATacagtttaaatcataaatcTATAGCAAAAAATGTAGACTTGCATGACTAACCATTCTCTCCAGGTATCTGACTTGGTTCTGTGCATCATGCAGCTCAGTTTTGCGGGCATCACAGGTATGTTTCAAAAGTACATTTTCTGATTTGATGGACTCATAGCGCTGCCTTAAGCTTTCTGATTCTACCTGTTTCACCTTGGTAACAACCTGAAATAAGtatcaattttgaataataaaaaaatggacaaaCGTACACCTTTCATTCCCTATGTAAggtatacatacatacaaaatcATAATTCACTTGTACTTTTCTTGCATCCTAAGAGAGTAAGACAAAATATGACCATTGACACTATTAAATTTCACCATCTTAATCAGTCATTTGAAAAGAAGGCTGAATTGGTAATGACTAATTAGCTTTGAAATTGTAACAATTCAGAGTATGGTTATTCAAGATTTCATCAAGTCACATATCTCATGTGTAGGACCTAAATTGCACAAGTATAGAccattgttttaagtaattaGATATAATCAACTATAACAACCAGCAGGAAATTGTATAAACCCAACTAAGTTTTTGGTTTGGACAATTTGGACAAAGTTAtccaaaatgttaattgattggtcaatatttatccaataataactactaaccaatcaaattgtttttatgagtCCACTAGCCAAAAGAATACCTATGAACAACTTATCAAAGTTGTAtttacaattggctgctggaGACTTTGCCTGAAGTGAGAAGATATAAGCCTGCATACATCTGACTTGGCCCTATAATCTATAATTATGTACCCACAAAAATGTCCATTCTTGAAAGATTCATGCacacaaatacaattataataatttcataGTACCACCCACCTCAGGAGACTTGGCCTGAAGAGAGAAGATCTGAGCCTGCAGATCTCTGACTTGACCCTGTAATCTCACGTTCTCCTGTCCGAGGGTTGTGATCTCACTTCTGGCCGACTCCAGCCCGCCAAGTTCCTCACTCCTTGAACATTTCTCTTCTTCCAGCTGGGCGCAGGAGGATTTTAACCTCTTGATTTCTTCTTCTAATTGCTGGTtatatggtaaaaaaataaagtagttTCTATATACATTTACACAAGCATCCATTCTTAATTAAGCATAATTTGTAGAAAGTTATCTCATTAGTTGAAAGGTAAGTGTTTTTTCCACTAAAATAAGCAATGGATATTTACATTTAGAATATTtcgttttccttttttttttgttcaccCGTATTTAGTCATtggaattgaaaaataaacaccaCTTTGTCATGATATAGTTAACCACTATGGAAAAACACTGTGTCACTGGCTTGGTTCGGGCTTGTGAACTTGAGCCAGTTTTAATCACTGGTTCAACTTTGAGCTGATGTATCAGTTGTTGGCAGTAAAAACAAGTCAATATTCACCTGTTGTCTATGAGCCCCCAGTTTTGAGACAGTGAGAGCCTTATTGTGGTCATTTCTGGCATCAGCTAACTCATCTTGTAGTCTTCGTCTGTCTGTTTGCAGGCTTTCAAGTTGACGTTCAACGTCTGCCTGTACCTACATGGAGAAGAACAGGGTCATACTTAGTTGTTTTACTTTATCTATCATGCCTCCATTATTATCTACTTGTTTAAACGTTCTGGATAATGTCTTACCAATTATATCCATAATGACTACAGGTATTTTAAAGGGTCATATGGTACTAAATGGAAATGCAGGCAGTAACCACAACAGAAACAGTTATCTGCTGTCACTCTAACCTTAGATCCACAAGGACAGCCTTGGTTTTGACTAGATGAATTATTATCACAAAATCCATTTGTAAGGACCAGCCCTTCTTTTGATTGTTCCTCTTTCTGATTTGTCAGTTCAAGTTGAACCTCGTCCAGTTGGATGGCAAGCAATGCTTTTTCCTCTTGTAATCGCCGTATGTCATCTATTAAGGCAGAGATGTGTTCGGACTGAGGTGGCGGGGTAGGAGTGGGGGTTGAGGCGGGTGGGGCATTTTTGTTTCGCCGTGTGACACGCTTTCGAGGTGTTGATGCTGGAATGAAAAGTGAAAACCGTTAGGGGCTTGTACTATTCAAATCAACAATCCAATAAATTGATCAACTCATTCTGAATGCCTTGGATATATCCAAACTTTTCTCATgatagtttaataaaaattcatttttatgacgtcagtggtCCATTAAATAGTTTTGGCCTGTCCGTACCTGTccgaaaatattttatggacaGCTGATGACAAAAAAGCTGTTCGAGTGCTGGTTTGTGTTTTTCACAgcagcaaaaaaaaaagttaacatggcaagtgctttaaaaaaatattgaatggtaatataaaatgtttgtataatacaagaaatatattgcACATCACATACATGTAAGCCTTTGGGCATTTATAAGGAAGAGCCAGTGATCCCTCAAAGGTGAATGGACCGAGGCattgtcatatgaccctcagtgatgatgttattttcttaattaaatgtataaatgaacattAGACAATATCGTAAGATCTCCAATTAAATACTAAATGAAGTCAGTGTCAGAaatcaaacaagagctgtcgtagaACAGCACGTTcatcttagaaatgaatacagtatatatgtgcctgtcaaaagcaaaaaaaaacataaaatcaaattaacaGTTAAACAAGAAACACCACAATGCGATGAAACCAGAATTTGAATGATTAACTTCAGATATTGGTGTGAGATTcagtttggtcgcaatatgtcaacccaaactgaagttattcagcaccaaccatttttttctttttttagtaacagtgaccttgaccctaggggccccacAGGCGATCCCATGGAAGGTCTCCATCCACTCTTCcttcataccaagtttggtcactttGTCAATCCTTACTAAAATCATTAGATACCAGGTGAGTTTAACGCCGCCCTCTAAGTCATGAGCCTCAAGGCCAAAATACAGTATGACTCATGATCTATTTTACAGTGAAGTGCAACATTAATAATAcgatgtaaacaaatttcaatattcatATGATGGCATTAGTATTTACATATTGTTCAGACAGTAGTAATCTCAAATATGTATTTGGCAATGTTGTTAATGCGAACATATTTCTCTGCAATCACAATCTgtacaaaaagaaaatttgaacaGAATGTCTCAAACAGCTTGTAagttattaacaaaaacataaaaaataattaatatgtgtAAATTCAAGTAtacaaagggccataaatcTTTCAAAAACTTAAGCATTAGTTACATAACTTGTCACAAAAAAGGGTCTTGGTACTGTGGGGAAGTTTAGATAGTCACAAAAAAGGGTCTTGGTACTGTGGGGAAGTTTAGATAGTATGAATTTAATATCTTGAACAGCTGCtaagttatttataaacaagaggcacatcagtgcctgtgctccactggccaaaaggttcaagcaaagaccacctaacgaacatgttcgtcaagtttcatagaaatacaatcatcaatttttgagaagttatttaaaaaaattttttactttaatagctctggctgccatgttgtgcagtggaccgaaatgatttgggcaatttgagtaaaggagcaccaaacaaacatttatgtcaagttttatcgaaaaaaggtcatcggtttcgacgacaagtcgtataaagttttttttattttttagctctggcagccatggtgtgcagtggactggaaccatttaacaaattttggttaatgaccacccaaggaacatttctgtcaagtttcatcaaaatctgatcatcggttaacatttaatctgaatagattatgaagcaaatatctaacctgaacaagaactgacgagatagaatcgacttggtgtttcacttacacttttcggccatttaagttactaaaaatagctgtttcataaactttcagaatgtcacttaaacgaaaattaatgttcagtctatatatactttcctatgtctaaatgtaaggtttttaaattgatctttttgtgagaactttatgcttatatgtttactcataaattattattgtttaaaaattatttaaagatgctatacgtgaaaaattaagacattattttttttttctattaaagggaggtaattcagtagtaaaatgtaatcaaagctattagagcatggcatttcttttctaaccatgttgatattattacagtctattcaagcaagatgccttttgtttttacatagtacccataggttctgaaaaacaaggagcactattcccaacagaaggatgtcactccctatcactgcatgagcatcataataaagaaatgtttactcaaactgcaagctgctcaattgaaataggtatttacctcaagcatacagttttataatgtggcaaaatagtcggactactagattgtcattcggactagtaaaatatgccattatgctagtccaactggctagtaggttaaaatgtttttcatgaagactgcggacgagaagtccttaaaggtttttctatttttaactctcgcagccatgttgtgcagcggaccggaaccatttgggcaattttggttaaagggcatcccgatgaacatttatgtaaagtttcatcaaaatctgataatcggtttctgagaagatgtagtttaacgtttttttctattcttagctctggtgcccatgttgtgcagcagaccagaactgtttgggctattttggttaaggactacccaagtaacatttctgtcaagtttcattgcaatacgatcatcggtttctgaggagaagtcgtttaaaggtttttctatttttacctctgggggccatcttgtacagtggaccgaaaccattgaagcaaatttgataaaggaccatccaaggaacatttctgttaagtttcatcaaaatctgatcatcggtttctgagaagatgttctttaaaggtttttctatttttttgccctggcagccatgttgtgcagcggaccggaaccatttgagcaattttggttaaggaccaccctaggaacaattctgtcaagtttcatcaaaatctgcctatccgtttcagaggagatgtcgtttaaagattttgctatttttagctgtggcggccatattgtgcaatggaccagaaccatttgagcaattttaataaaggaccacccaaggaacattactgtcaagtttcatcaaaatctgccaaaccgtttcagaggagatgtcgtttaaagattttgctatttttagctctggcggccatattgtgcaatggaccggaaccatttgagcaattttggtaaaggaccaccaaaggaacattcctgtgaagttttgtcaaaatccgtttatcagtttcagaggagatgtcgtttaaagtaaaagtttacgcacgcacgcacgcacgcacgacggacaatctgtgacgacataagctccatggccttcggccagtggagctaaaaacaacaacataaaacatgtgGACAAACAGACCAACACATGGACGTACAGGGTGATTACTATAAGGCACCTGCAAACTATAGGGCACCtgcaaacaattgtttgttaCCTATTCCCTCTTCTAGTTCCCTAATTCTCTCCTCCTGCTCATTAACAATAGCTTGGAGCGTGTCAATCAGCTGTGTTTTCTCTTGTTGCTGGTCCTCATGAGTTTTCCTGATAATCTTTAACTGTTGACGCTTGCTTGTCTCCTCACGTTCAAGTCGCGTCTCATATTTTCGGATCTTTTCTTTACAGTTCTgaaaattttgtatatatactatatatatgttaaagaaaagaaaaatttCAGTAAACAGACTAGGAGTTTTTCCCCATTGAATGCTATTTTTAATGAGCAAAAAGCAGGGGGTAACTTAAGATGTTGGGAGGATTTCAAAGGGTTCTAACAGCTGTTAATTGTCAATCATGTAAAAATAACAAGGGCTAATATGATATGGTATGATCTATAACTTGTGATGTtccaatgatcgattattataaaaattgatttgttgggcctgaaattggcgacaatcgattgtattttGTCATAATCGATCATTCAAGCGgcaagttgtttttcttctttcctctCGATGTTTTGGTTGGGTTAATTTCCGCCAATTTTCTCCTTTGAGTTCATTTATGCATTCGGAAGTAATCAGTTGTTATCGTTAACAATATGGCCGAAAGCAACAATaacactaaataacttcaaactTACGCATTACATAAGAATAGTTAAGGATTACAAGTTATTGAACAAGAATAAAACGACAATTAAGGTTGTGTCAAAAAACAATTATACTATCGATAAttggttacttgagtggaactgATTATCAATAGTCAACATGAAACGATTCCTAACACTATAAATTACTACCTTAATGAGAAGCAAGCTTTCATCCCTCTGAGCATTTTTCACGGCCAGCTCCTTCTGTAGGGCACGGAACTCTGCCAGCGGAGCTTGGTCTGAAAGAACAAGACAtcagtgaaatatttcatacagcAATGTGATGCAAacctattaaatacatggttacaatcttgttatcagtaattaacattttccatcaatgcattatttagtaactagttaaaggtttatcactcaaaatgtatgtttgcaatacatgtgtatgtactgattttaatgcttcactttcacagattgattgttttgatttatttttgtcttggaatgagtccATTTTCAGAAACCAGTGTGTTAAGACTTCTGACAAATGAGCAGATCctagttttcatatttacttttaaaaaattgatgttttatggccaAGAGCGTTACTAGCGctttttttcagcagtttaccaaacaacTGAGGTCTGTACTATTGTGAGTCATCTTATATGATTGAATTGAAGGCACAGATGCTAAAAAGAGCTGATTCagagacaattttttttttttaaaaaggtcaaaactgtcaatctatgagagtgcagctttaaataggTGTATCactttaaatatcattattttaatcaatattatgGAATTGCATCAGCCCAACACAACAATGTTGTCTATCATGTGATTAATGTGTAGAACAATAGTCCCTGAACCATTCAGATATTACTCAATACCACTTATCCTGTATTAACAAAGTTATATATCCCTGGTTATAACAGTTTTTCAAGCTGCGTCTGTCTAGGACGGATAGATGAATTATTTATGAACCCATAAaggttcttttttaaatatttttggggGGTGTTTGACTCATTTTGCAAGAACTCTTATCGTGATATTTTGGTTTTGGTCAATTCCAAGGTCCATTTGTAATTTTTTCATTTCTTACgttgatattttgtctgttacTAGATGAATAATTGTTAACATGAATACTCACACAAAGGCAATCTGGCATAATATTACATAAATTGATggcatatattataatataagacCTTTTTTAATCTCTAAAtcaatgtcatgtcatttgATTGCCTGAACAAAATCCAAACAAATGAAGAgctacaaataaaaaaaataattaaagagtGTTGAACGCCTTTAAGTAATTTTGTAAAGCGTATCAATTGTTAACCTTAATtttatgaagtaaaatgtaATGTTGATTGTTAAAGTGTACTGGCACATTAAATTGCAAACGCACACATTATAGACCTGATCCTAAAAAAGCAGAACTTAATCAATTAAAAACCTCCCAGTGCTTACTTCCCCTTGCATTATCAAAACTCTATGCTCATCAAGGGAGAACACTGCGTAGAAGTTTAATTCATTCTACTTCAGTTaaggcaaaacaaaaaaagtttgtttcagGTAACCAGACCCTACCTAATAAAAGCCAGCGACtctagattttttttcaaaaaaacccCATAACAAACCTCTTCCCaccataaacacattttttttataaacataaactgTCATTAAATTTTTACAGAATATAGCTCCATGACAACAGCAATATATGAGTGAGATTTGCCAAAGATAGTgctatttacaaaaatattttcttaacataaagcatatttgaaaaaaa contains:
- the LOC128244592 gene encoding kinesin-like protein KIFC3 isoform X4, whose amino-acid sequence is MFKSIISLPRCENCGFAKMCKQHVVIGFNSLQNKNELFNDQAPLAEFRALQKELAVKNAQRDESLLLIKNCKEKIRKYETRLEREETSKRQQLKIIRKTHEDQQQEKTQLIDTLQAIVNEQEERIRELEEGIASTPRKRVTRRNKNAPPASTPTPTPPPQSEHISALIDDIRRLQEEKALLAIQLDEVQLELTNQKEEQSKEGLVLTNGFCDNNSSSQNQGCPCGSKVQADVERQLESLQTDRRRLQDELADARNDHNKALTVSKLGAHRQQQLEEEIKRLKSSCAQLEEEKCSRSEELGGLESARSEITTLGQENVRLQGQVRDLQAQIFSLQAKSPEVVTKVKQVESESLRQRYESIKSENVLLKHTCDARKTELHDAQNQVRYLERMLSVTETAKEKADSDLWKELEAQHTDHQAALTTLRQQLEDEKHDEINDCENRLSVEHKAELQAIVQSLNDKHQQELQESEESRVNVKQRLEKEMTKKMEEKYHLLSQFESEKEAMMNKFNEELSKFEEEKAQEFSLMEEEKVKGLSQMEAENDDLKEEIKIQLNRFEADMLKLEKKCKIEYKQLEEDLTIAKSAAVNRTREEMQREKQTSLSALEEKLTDEHRDEIDRLTSHIEEQIEEAVNHERKTTADKMSYLETRYEQLVDQLTGIQPILSQFVESYILLQKEVKRFPKMIDKTVAGISKQMLAAITGVSEYNKELVQKYQREMKLRKKYHNELVELKGNIRVFCRVRPTIKEDGGGPQSDNIVTLDQDDSGLLYINSKGRTQTFEVDRVFGESCSQPEVFDEVKALVTSCIDGYNVCIFAYGQTGSGKTYTMEGTADDPGINQRALSLLFEETAARHDWEYSINVSVLEIYNEMIRDLLGEDTGYKMEVKMNPDGGYHIPGLCFVQVESVADVNECFRLGQQNRATAATNMNEHSSRSHALLCVTLIGFNKTTAAKTTGKLNLVDLAGSERVSKSKADGARLKEAQAINKSLSSLGDVIFALRSKQNYIPYRNSKLTYLLQDSLGGDSKTLMITQIAPVRKNEAESICSLNFAQRVRNVELGAATRKLENGDGTEDGVTETKNDPSSPARGCLTPQRGNLLGKSGTPTSALVKPGSSTPSNLGMKQQNLNTPTSSLNMKVGTPSSASKLTPSGRMTRKK